A region of Homo sapiens chromosome 17, GRCh38.p14 Primary Assembly DNA encodes the following proteins:
- the CHMP6 gene encoding charged multivesicular body protein 6: protein MGNLFGRKKQSRVTEQDKAILQLKQQRDKLRQYQKRIAQQLERERALARQLLRDGRKERAKLLLKKKRYQEQLLDRTENQISSLEAMVQSIEFTQIEMKVMEGLQFGNECLNKMHQVMSIEEVERILDETQEAVEYQRQIDELLAGSFTQEDEDAILEELSAITQEQIELPEVPSEPLPEKIPENVPVKARPRQAELVAAS, encoded by the exons ATGGGTAACCTGTTCGGCCGCAAGAAGCAGAGCCGCGTCACGGAGCAGGACAAGGCCATCCTG CAACTGAAGCAGCAGCGGGACAAGCTGAGGCAGTACCAGAAGAGGATCGCCCAGCAGCTGGAGCGCGAGCGCGCCCTGGCCCGGCAGCTGCTGCGGGACGGCAGGAAGGA ACGGGCCAAGCTGCTGCTCAAGAAGAAGCGATACCAGGAGCAGCTCCTGGACAGGACGGAGAACCAGATCAGCAGCCTGGAGGCCATG GTTCAGAGTATTGAGTTCACCCAGATCGAAATGAAAGTGATGGAGGGGCTGCAGTTTGGAAATGAGTGTCTGAACAAGATGCACCAG GTGATGTCCATTGAAGAGGTGGAGAGGATCCTGGACGAGACGCAGGAGGCCGTGGAGTACCAGCGG CAAATAGACGAGCTCCTGGCAGGAAGCTTCACTCAGGAGGATGAAGACGCCATCCTGGAGGAGCTGAGCGCAATCACTCAG GAACAAATAGAGCTGCCAGAGGTTCCCTCCGAGCCCCTTCCTGAGAAGATCCCAG AAAACGTCCCTGTCAAGgccaggcccaggcaggcggagcTGGTGGCAGCTTCGTAA
- the CHMP6 gene encoding charged multivesicular body protein 6 isoform X1, whose protein sequence is MGNLFGRKKQSRVTEQDKAILQLKQQRDKLRQYQKRIAQQLERERALARQLLRDGRKERAKLLLKKKRYQEQLLDRTENQISSLEAMVQSIEFTQIEMKVMEGLQFGNECLNKMHQVMSIEEVERILDETQEAVEYQRQIDELLAGSFTQEDEDAILEELSAITQEQIELPEVPSEPLPEKIPGISMFDSFEWLEFAGEKWILEGNKTECSQAFLGRGQALLPGCLAWGRACLALGLGLGFPGVR, encoded by the exons ATGGGTAACCTGTTCGGCCGCAAGAAGCAGAGCCGCGTCACGGAGCAGGACAAGGCCATCCTG CAACTGAAGCAGCAGCGGGACAAGCTGAGGCAGTACCAGAAGAGGATCGCCCAGCAGCTGGAGCGCGAGCGCGCCCTGGCCCGGCAGCTGCTGCGGGACGGCAGGAAGGA ACGGGCCAAGCTGCTGCTCAAGAAGAAGCGATACCAGGAGCAGCTCCTGGACAGGACGGAGAACCAGATCAGCAGCCTGGAGGCCATG GTTCAGAGTATTGAGTTCACCCAGATCGAAATGAAAGTGATGGAGGGGCTGCAGTTTGGAAATGAGTGTCTGAACAAGATGCACCAG GTGATGTCCATTGAAGAGGTGGAGAGGATCCTGGACGAGACGCAGGAGGCCGTGGAGTACCAGCGG CAAATAGACGAGCTCCTGGCAGGAAGCTTCACTCAGGAGGATGAAGACGCCATCCTGGAGGAGCTGAGCGCAATCACTCAG GAACAAATAGAGCTGCCAGAGGTTCCCTCCGAGCCCCTTCCTGAGAAGATCCCAGGTATTTCCATGTTTGATTCTTTTGAATGGTTGGAATTCGCAGGAGAAAAGTGGATTCTAGAAGGGAACAAGACAGAATGCTCCCAGGCCTTCCTGGGCCGTGGGCAAGCCCTGCTGCCTGGCTGTTTGGCTTGGGGGCGTGCGTGCCTGGCCTTGGGGTTGGGCTTGGGTTTCCCAGGGGTTCGGTAA
- the LOC124904077 gene encoding translation initiation factor IF-2-like: protein MATPPAPGAGTAAPSAPRPPPPRPSWLRLDPAARGARLPFPGSPGTTRRAPRESAPLAPALRSDPGQPLAACNGPPGEPRADPGVSTRCAATMIPQGKLTGGRSCGSRPRMGRGERAELSFPAAAPRLKRGLGFWFFFCGNSSVEILLACHTTHPF from the coding sequence ATGGCAACCCCACCGGCTCCGGGGGCCGGGACCGCTGCCCCCTCCGCCCCTCgacccccgcccccccgcccttCCTGGCTGCGGCTGGACCCGGCTGCGCGGGGCGCGAGGCTGCCTTTCCCGGGATCACCAGGGACCACCCGGCGCGCTCCCCGGGAATCCGCACCCCTGGCCCCAGCGCTCCGGAGCGACCCGGGTCAGCCCCTGGCTGCCTGCAATGGGCCCCCGGGCGAACCCCGGGCGGACCCAGGAGTGAGCACCCGGTGCGCGGCAACGATGATCCCGCAAGGGAAGCTCACGGGAGGCAGGAGCTGTGGCAGCCGCCCCAGGATGGGGCGCGGGGAGCGCGCTGAGCTGTCCTTTCCCGCAGCGGCCCCGCGGTTGAAGCGTGGGCttgggttttggtttttcttctgtGGCAACAGTTCTGTTGAGATATTACTCGCCTGCCATACAACTCACCCATTTTAA